A segment of the Sulfurovum indicum genome:
CTGTTGCAAGGTCTGTGATATTGATCGTATCTTTTGGATCGAACCTCCACTCTGTACAACATGGAGAAACTGTATTGATAAAACATGGCCCTTCTGTTTCAAGTGCCTTCTGGAAACCTTTTGCCATGGATTTCCATTTGTTCGGAGCCAACTGTGCAACGTACGGTGCGCCATGTGCTGCCATAATCGCTACAATATCTTTTTTCTTCTCTTTTTTACCGTAAGAGTGTGTACCTGCCTGTGCAGTTGAAGTCGTTGCACCAATAGGTGTAGCAGAAGATCTCTGCCCTCCGGTATTTGCATAGTTCTCATTATCAAGACAGATATAGGTAAAGTCATGTCCTCTTTCAAAAGCACCTGAAAGCCATTGGAATCCAATATCAAATGTAGAACCGTCACCACCAAATGCAACAAATTTCACAGGTGAGTCGGGATCTTTCAGTGTACCTTTCTTCTTTCTTGCTTTATACATTGCTTCCGCTCCACCGGCAGCTGAAGCAGCATTTTCAAATCCGATATGCATCCATGAAGTATCCCATGATGTAAAAGGATAAACTGCCGTTGAAACTTCCAAACAACCCGTATTGGTCGTAATAACGAGGTTATCATCCGTACAGTTCATCAATTCTCTAACGATCATCGAGTGCGCACACCCTGGACAGAGTGTATGTGCTCCTTCAAACCTGTCATTGTTTGTAGAAAATTCTTTTAAGTTTTTAATTGACGTAATTGCCATAATTAGCTCCTTTTAGTCTGAAAGAATCCAAGGTGTGGTCCTCTAAGTCCAGAGAACTGTTGGATATCCGTTGTAATATGTCCTGCATCAGCATTCGCTTTCTGCTCCATAAATATTCTTTTTGCTTCACTTACTGCAAAATCTCTACCGCCAAGACCATAGATATAGTTTGTTACAAGCGGTCTGCTTGCTGTAGAGTAAAGTGCTGCGGATACTTCATTGAAAAATGCACCCATTGCACCACCTGGTGCAGATCTGTCAAGAACGGCGACCGATTTGACATTTTCAAGTGCATCCCTTACCTGGTCGAGCGGGAACGGTCTAAATACTCTGATCGCGACTACACCGGCTTTTATACCCTCTTCTCTAAGCTCAGTTGCTGCAACCCTTGCAGTTTCAACTGTTGTACCAAGTGCAACGATCGCTATCTCAGCATCATCCATCATATAGGACTCTACTCTTTTGTATTTACGACCGCTTATTTTTTCAAACTCTTCAAATACCTCGTCGATGACCGGTCTTGCATCCATCAGTGCTTTGTGCTGTTTTGCCTTATGCTCAAAGTGCCAATCCTCTTCTGTCTGTGCACCGTATGTTACGGGTCTTGAGAAGTCAAGCATATCATCAACAGGATCAATATCTCCGACAAAATTGTATGCCACTTCATCACTTAACGGATACACATTCTGCGCTGTATGTGAAGTGATAAACCCGTCCTGGTGGACCATAACCGGAAGTCTTACCGAATGGTTTTCACCGATCTTGAATGCACATAGTGCAAGATCGTATGCCTCTTGTGAATTGAATGCACCCATCTGGATCCATCCCGAATCACGCCCAAGATACATATCGGAGTGGTCACCACGTACATTGAGCGGTGATGCCAATGCACGGTTAACTACATTCAGTACGATCGGGAGTCTCATACCTGATGCCTGGTAAAGTACCTCGACCATCAATGCAAATCCCTGAGAGGAGGTTGCAGTAGAGACACGTCCGCCCGCTGCAGAGGCACCGACACATGCTGACATTGCCGCATGTTCAGACTCAACCATAACGAACTCACCATCAATATAGCCATTTGCTACATAAGCACCATAATTTTCAACGATAGGAGTAGACGGTGTAATAGGATATGCTGCAACAACATCTACACGTGCCTGTCTCAATGCCTGTGAAGCAGCATAGTTACCATCCCAAACTTCTCTTTCCTGTAAATCAAATTTTTCTGCCATAACAGCCCCTTACTTTTCTTTTTTCTTTTTTTCTGGCCATTGAGACAATGCCGTCTCGAGCTCTTCTTGCTCACTGAACATCAACAGTGATTTTGGATTTGTAGGACATACTTCTACACATACTTCACACCCTTTACAGTGATCATAGTCAATCCCCAGCATCTGCTTGTCTCGTGATATGATTGAAGAATCCGGACACCATACCCAACAGTTTTGACAGTCAATACAAACATCAATATTGAATACCGGCTTTTTTACTCTCCATGAAGCAACCGTTGCAGTATAGGAGTTGTAGTCGGAATAGTTTCTCTCTTCTGCTTTCAAATGTACGATATTGGATGCATCTCCCTCAAATGAAGGAAGAACACTTCCCTGTGTTACTTCATGCCATCCAAACAGATCCTTTCCTGCTTCAAGCTCATGGATACCTCTGTTGTCCTGTGCACATAGTTTTAAATCTTGCATTGTCGCTCCTCTTACTTGACTTCGTTATACGCTCTTGTAATTGCCTGCATGTTGCCATCAATAATCTTCTGTGGGAACTTTGCAAGAACTCTCTTCATATTTTCCAAGAAATAATCCAATTCAAACATCCCTGAAACTTTAACGAACGCACCAAGCATCGGGGCATTCGGGATCGATCTTCCGATCGTATCCAATGAAATTTCGATACAGTCTACAACATACACTCTATCAGCTTTGTCTTGCAATGCCGGGATCTGCGCGATGAGATCCTCTTTGCTCAAGTGTGATGTAATGATATATTTCGTTGTCTCTTTGTCATTCATGGTAATATCATCAGTCATTGCCAAAGCAGGGTCGATCACAAGTACATAATCAGGATACATAAACTTCTCATGTGTAATGATCGGCTTGTCATCGATTCTGTTATAGGCTCTAAGGGCTGCCCCTCTTTTTGCTGAACCGTAAAGTGCGAAAGCCTGAACCTCTTTACCAGTAGTAGCGACAATGTCACCCAAACTCTTTGCACCGGTTACGGCACCTTGACCTGCACGGCTATGCCATCTGATCTCTATCATAGTTTCTCCTCTATAGTGGTTAAGTATCTGAGTATACACCCAAAATACTAAAATTTATCCCATTGTAATGATGTGACTCTTAAAGTGTGCTTGAAATTACAATTTTTTTAACTTCATGTTATGATACGACAATAAACTTTACAGCTTCAAGCGCATTTGAAGCAAGGCTGGAAGTATATTCCGACAGCTTCTTTTCATCAGCATAACCGCAAGTTACTGCTACACTCTGAATATCTGCCGCCTTTGCCGCACAAATATCCATGGGAGTATCACCTATCAGCCAACATCTATTTCTATCAGCTTTTAACTTTGATATCGCTTTTAAAACCGGTTCCGGATGGGGCTTGGGGTGAGTGACATCCTCTCTTCCTATCAGTACATCAAAATGGTGCATGATTCCCATATACTCAAGCATTTCCCTTGAATATTCCGCAGTCTTTGTCGTTACGATGCCCAAAGTAGCATGTTCCCTTGCCAAAGTAACTGCTTCCAGTGCATTTGGCAGTAAAACCGTTTTTTCACAGGATATCTTTCGATAGTGCTGCTTATATGCAGCTACATGATCCCAAACTCTCTCCTCCGATACACCAAGTGTTCTGAACATTACATCCAACGGGTATCCTATCTCCGCTTTAATGGATGCTTCATCCGGTAACACTTCGCCAAACATAGAGAGTGATACATCAAAGCTCTCCAATATTGCTTCTGTAGAATCGATCAATGTACCGTCAAGGTCAAATAAAATAGTCATAGTTCTCTCTTCATCATAGAATGTGGCAGCTTTGGTACTGCTGCCAACAATCTTTTCGTATAATCATGCCGGGGTGTACCCATTACTTTCTCCACACTGCCCTGTTCAACAATCTTCCCTCTTCTCATGACTGCTACCTCATCAGCGATGGTGGCAATAATGGAGAGGTCGTGTGTAATAAAAAGGTAGGAGACTCCCTCTTCATCCTGTAACCTCTTTAATAATGTAAGTATCTGTGCTCGTACAGAGACATCAAGTGCGGAAGTGGGTTCATCGCAAATAATAAGTTCCGGCTTTACTGCCAAAGCTCTGGCGATTCCTATACGCTGCCGCTGTCCTCCTGAGAACTCATGCGGATAACGGTGCAGGAAGGAGGCGTCCAGTTCCACCTTTTTAAGCAAGGTCTGAATATATCTTTCCTGTGCAGCTTTTCCTTTAGGTCCGACATCAAGGCTTTCCATTCCTTCACGCAGTATCTCCCCGATACTCATACGCGGGTCCAGCGCAGAGAAGGGATCCTGAAAGATCACCTGTATCTTCTGACGGTATGGCTTCAGTCCTGCCATACCCAAAGCCGTAAGGTCTTTCCCTTCAAACAGGATCTTTCCCTCACTGACAGGTACAAGTGAGAGTATTGCCTGCCCTAAAGTACTCTTCCCGCTGCCTGACTCTCCTACCAAAGCAAGTGTCTTGCCTCTTTGGATGGAGAGAGATACACCATCTACTGCCCTGACTCTACCTGCCATTCTCCGAAGAAAACCTTTTTTGATAGGAAAATGCACTTTAAGTCCCTTTACCTGTAACAGTATGTCACTCTGTTTTGAGACTCTGGACGGGCGTTCTCCCTTTGCATCCTTTAAAAGTTTCTGACTATAGGGATCTACCGGTGTTTTAAAAAAGTATTCAGTATGGGCTATCTCAACGATCTTTCCTTTTCGCATGACCGCAATACGGTCTGCCACCTGTGCTACCACAGCCATATCATGGGTAATAAAAAGAATAGATAGCTGACGCTCCTCTTTGATCTTTTTCAGCAATGCCAGCACCTGTGCCTGAATGGTCACATCCAGTGCTGTGGTAGGTTCATCAGCAATAAGCAATTCAGGCTCACATGCAAGTGCCATCGCAATCATCACACGCTGCTTCTGTCCACCGGATAGCTGATGCGGATACCAATAGTAACGCTCTTCAGGTGCAGTCAGTGCTACCTCTTCAAACAGAGAAACCACTTTCTCTTTTGCTTCCTTATTAGAGAGTTTCAGATGTAAACGCAATACCTCTGCTACCTGTTCACCTATGGTCATTACCGGATTGAGTGCCGACATCGGTTCCTGAAAGATCATCGCGATCTTCTTGCCCCGAATCTTCTGCATACCAAACTCAGGCAGTGCGAACAGCGATACACTGTGGAGCTTTACATCTCCTTCTGTAACCTTGACAGCCTGCGGTAAAAGACGCATAACTGCCAGTGAAGTTAGTGATTTACCACTGCCTGATTCTCCAACAAGAGCAAATGTTTCTCCCTTTTCAATGACAAAACTTACACTGTCAAGAAGTGTCTCTTCCCCTGCAACAAGACTAAGGTCTTTTACACATAAAAGTGGACTCATCTCTCATTCCTTGGATCTAATACATATTGTACCCTGTCAGAGAAAAGATTGGCAGCCAGCACCAGAACGAACATAAAACTGAAAGAGGAGAAGAGAGACCACCATACCATCGGTTCCCGTGCCATTTCCAAACGTGCCTGGTTGATCATATTTCCCCAGCTGTACATCGTCGGATCTACTCCTACACCAACATACGAAAGTACCGCTTCCGCCAATACCAGGCCAGAGAAATCCAAGACTATAGAGATAAGGATAATGTGGGTCAGGTTGGGAACAATATGACGATACATAATGCGCCATTTGCTTACACCAAATGCCTTGGCCGCTGTAACATAATCCATCTGGGAAATACGCAAGGTCTCCGCACGCAGCAAACGGCACAATCCTGTCCAGCTTGTCAGACCCAAAATAAAGATAAGAAAAAGAAGACGAAGATCAGAGCGCTCAACTGTGGAAGCAAACCAGTCTGGATGATTGTCCATCATTACCTGCATCATCAAAACCCCTGCTGCAATAAGCAGTACACCGGGAATGGAACTGAGTGTCGTATACAGGTATTGGATAAGATCATCGACCCAACCCCTGAAATACCCTGCACTCACCCCAAGAAAAATCGCCAAAGGCAGTGTCACAAGTGTCGTCAAAATACCAATAAGAACACCGGTCCTGATACTTTTCAAAGATGCATAGAATACATCTCCTCCTACTTTATCTGTTCCCAGCACATGGTAGGAAAAACTCATCACATAAAGCCAGGTGAGCAGAACAATACAGAGAATCAGCATCATATATCCTGTCCGCCAGGGCAACTTGGTTCTGCCCTTCAGTACCTCTGTTACCCGCTGTATCAAACTTTCCTCTTTCGTCCATAACAAATGCAGAAAGACAAGGCTCCCGGCAATCAGCATTCCTGTCACTACCGCAATTAAAGATTTTTGACTGCTCTCTTCTGCAGAGACATACTTCAACGGAAGATTTTGCTGTCTGGTCAAACCATCCTCTCCCACAATAATTGATTTGGTGTACTCATGTGTCGCAAAAGGAGCAGAGTAGGTACGCTCTGAAAAGGCTTTCTGATGTCCAAAGGCCAGATCAAGCAAAGAGATGATCTCTCCTTCGCGAAAGAGCTCCTTTTCTGTTTGCTGTGTCACTTTGAAATGTACCGAATCCAATAGTGCGAAGAGCAGATAAAAACTCAAAACAACAGCTGAAGCCATGGCAATTTTCGAACGGAAGATGGCATACCACTTGCGCCTTGACTCTTCAGATCCTGAAAGCTGATGTCCCCACAGAATGATCACCCCCATCAATATCCATACCAATATATCGGTCCAAAGCAGCATAAGGCTCATAATTTGACCCTCGGATCAAAAAGTGTATAGGAGATGTCTGTCAGTATCAGTCCGACAATATAGAGCACCGAGCCTAAAAAGACCATCGCTTTGACAATGGAAAAGTCCTGCGCATTGATTGCATCGATTGTATAGGAACCAAGCCCTGGAATACCAAAGAAAGATTCCATAATCAAACTTCCCATAAAAAGCGATGGAATGATCACCACCACACCTGTCAAGATAGGCAGCATACCGTTCTTGAGCACATGCAAGAAGAGTACACGGATCTCAGAAAGCCCTTTGGCTCTGGCAGTACGTACATAATCCTGGTTCATCTGCTCCAGGAAGATGGAACGGTACCAGCGCACACCTGACCCCAATCCGGCGAATACCCCGATCATCACCGGCAAAATAATGAACTTGATACCGCTCCATCCGTTCTCATAGCCGGAAATAGGTACCCAATGCCATATCTTGGAGAAGAGTACCTGTCCGGCAATAATATAAAAAAGTCCTGAGATCGACATGATCATTACAGCAACAGCCATCATCGAAATATCGAGTACCGACCCTCTAAAAAGTACCAACAGCAGAGCCAAAGAGATATTGGTAATAAGCGCAATACCAAAAGTTGGCAGTGCGATAGACAGACTTGGTCCCATACGCGCTTTAATATCAGCTCCAATATCCCGATTTGCATCGGAAACACCGAAATCGAAGCTAAAAAGCCTAAGCGACTCTTTGACAAAAAGTGTATCAGTCAGTTTGTCCATACCTGAGGCTTCTGAATTTAAAAAAAGCGGTTTGTCATACCCTTTTTCCTCTTTCCACGCCTGTATCATTTGCGAACTTACCTGCTTGGCACCCAACTGGGCACGTGCCATATCATCAGGAGTATTGACCATAAAAAAAAGCACAAAGGTAATGAGGTTGACACCGATGAGAATAGGTATGGCATAAAAAATGCGCCGCAGGATATAAACCAGCATTATCTCTTCTTCCTTTCGATTACGGAATTTTGACGCTTCCTGTAAGCTTTGTAAAGTAATACAGCCGAAAGCAGAACTCCCAGCAACAATAGAATGATCGGCATACGAACCGGTTGATTCCACTCCTGCTGTTTTTTGACCCTGAGTTGCGCATCTATACGCCTGTACTTGAGTGTATTATTCGCCATAGCATTGGCTGAAACATTGCCAAACCACTCATGCATCAGTGCAAGACTTTTAGGATAAAAACCCCATACCCATGGTGCATCTTCTCTGACTATCTGTAACATTTTTTCTATCTTCTCCAGGCGTTCAGGCGTATTGTTCATCGTCTTTATCTCATCAAAGAGTCTGTCAAACTCCGGGTTTTTGTAGTTGGCACTGTTGATCCCTGTTCCATTAGTATCGATTACGGCATTTTTACCATAGAGCAAAAAAAGAAAATTCTCCGGATCGGGATAATCTGCATTCCAACCCCATGAAAAGAGCTGTACCTTGCCTTTACGTACTTTATCCTGAAAACGGTTGTAGTCTGTTGCACGGATCACCAACTCTATCCCGAGTTTATCAAACTGTTTACGCCGCCAATCCATCAGTGCCCTGTCGTCAGGACCGGTTGCAGTTGTATCGTAGTAAAGCTTCA
Coding sequences within it:
- a CDS encoding thiamine pyrophosphate-dependent enzyme, producing the protein MAITSIKNLKEFSTNNDRFEGAHTLCPGCAHSMIVRELMNCTDDNLVITTNTGCLEVSTAVYPFTSWDTSWMHIGFENAASAAGGAEAMYKARKKKGTLKDPDSPVKFVAFGGDGSTFDIGFQWLSGAFERGHDFTYICLDNENYANTGGQRSSATPIGATTSTAQAGTHSYGKKEKKKDIVAIMAAHGAPYVAQLAPNKWKSMAKGFQKALETEGPCFINTVSPCCTEWRFDPKDTINITDLATDSLMFPIYEIIDGHELNILYRPKNVISVEDYLGAQGRYKHLFKPEYRHVIDEIQKGVDEYWEMLQRREEARV
- a CDS encoding 2-oxoacid:ferredoxin oxidoreductase subunit alpha, which translates into the protein MAEKFDLQEREVWDGNYAASQALRQARVDVVAAYPITPSTPIVENYGAYVANGYIDGEFVMVESEHAAMSACVGASAAGGRVSTATSSQGFALMVEVLYQASGMRLPIVLNVVNRALASPLNVRGDHSDMYLGRDSGWIQMGAFNSQEAYDLALCAFKIGENHSVRLPVMVHQDGFITSHTAQNVYPLSDEVAYNFVGDIDPVDDMLDFSRPVTYGAQTEEDWHFEHKAKQHKALMDARPVIDEVFEEFEKISGRKYKRVESYMMDDAEIAIVALGTTVETARVAATELREEGIKAGVVAIRVFRPFPLDQVRDALENVKSVAVLDRSAPGGAMGAFFNEVSAALYSTASRPLVTNYIYGLGGRDFAVSEAKRIFMEQKANADAGHITTDIQQFSGLRGPHLGFFQTKRS
- a CDS encoding 4Fe-4S dicluster-binding protein; translation: MQDLKLCAQDNRGIHELEAGKDLFGWHEVTQGSVLPSFEGDASNIVHLKAEERNYSDYNSYTATVASWRVKKPVFNIDVCIDCQNCWVWCPDSSIISRDKQMLGIDYDHCKGCEVCVEVCPTNPKSLLMFSEQEELETALSQWPEKKKKEK
- a CDS encoding pyruvate flavodoxin oxidoreductase subunit gamma; protein product: MIEIRWHSRAGQGAVTGAKSLGDIVATTGKEVQAFALYGSAKRGAALRAYNRIDDKPIITHEKFMYPDYVLVIDPALAMTDDITMNDKETTKYIITSHLSKEDLIAQIPALQDKADRVYVVDCIEISLDTIGRSIPNAPMLGAFVKVSGMFELDYFLENMKRVLAKFPQKIIDGNMQAITRAYNEVK
- a CDS encoding HAD family hydrolase, whose protein sequence is MTILFDLDGTLIDSTEAILESFDVSLSMFGEVLPDEASIKAEIGYPLDVMFRTLGVSEERVWDHVAAYKQHYRKISCEKTVLLPNALEAVTLAREHATLGIVTTKTAEYSREMLEYMGIMHHFDVLIGREDVTHPKPHPEPVLKAISKLKADRNRCWLIGDTPMDICAAKAADIQSVAVTCGYADEKKLSEYTSSLASNALEAVKFIVVS
- a CDS encoding ABC transporter ATP-binding protein — translated: MSPLLCVKDLSLVAGEETLLDSVSFVIEKGETFALVGESGSGKSLTSLAVMRLLPQAVKVTEGDVKLHSVSLFALPEFGMQKIRGKKIAMIFQEPMSALNPVMTIGEQVAEVLRLHLKLSNKEAKEKVVSLFEEVALTAPEERYYWYPHQLSGGQKQRVMIAMALACEPELLIADEPTTALDVTIQAQVLALLKKIKEERQLSILFITHDMAVVAQVADRIAVMRKGKIVEIAHTEYFFKTPVDPYSQKLLKDAKGERPSRVSKQSDILLQVKGLKVHFPIKKGFLRRMAGRVRAVDGVSLSIQRGKTLALVGESGSGKSTLGQAILSLVPVSEGKILFEGKDLTALGMAGLKPYRQKIQVIFQDPFSALDPRMSIGEILREGMESLDVGPKGKAAQERYIQTLLKKVELDASFLHRYPHEFSGGQRQRIGIARALAVKPELIICDEPTSALDVSVRAQILTLLKRLQDEEGVSYLFITHDLSIIATIADEVAVMRRGKIVEQGSVEKVMGTPRHDYTKRLLAAVPKLPHSMMKREL
- a CDS encoding ABC transporter permease; protein product: MSLMLLWTDILVWILMGVIILWGHQLSGSEESRRKWYAIFRSKIAMASAVVLSFYLLFALLDSVHFKVTQQTEKELFREGEIISLLDLAFGHQKAFSERTYSAPFATHEYTKSIIVGEDGLTRQQNLPLKYVSAEESSQKSLIAVVTGMLIAGSLVFLHLLWTKEESLIQRVTEVLKGRTKLPWRTGYMMLILCIVLLTWLYVMSFSYHVLGTDKVGGDVFYASLKSIRTGVLIGILTTLVTLPLAIFLGVSAGYFRGWVDDLIQYLYTTLSSIPGVLLIAAGVLMMQVMMDNHPDWFASTVERSDLRLLFLIFILGLTSWTGLCRLLRAETLRISQMDYVTAAKAFGVSKWRIMYRHIVPNLTHIILISIVLDFSGLVLAEAVLSYVGVGVDPTMYSWGNMINQARLEMAREPMVWWSLFSSFSFMFVLVLAANLFSDRVQYVLDPRNER
- a CDS encoding ABC transporter permease, with translation MLVYILRRIFYAIPILIGVNLITFVLFFMVNTPDDMARAQLGAKQVSSQMIQAWKEEKGYDKPLFLNSEASGMDKLTDTLFVKESLRLFSFDFGVSDANRDIGADIKARMGPSLSIALPTFGIALITNISLALLLVLFRGSVLDISMMAVAVMIMSISGLFYIIAGQVLFSKIWHWVPISGYENGWSGIKFIILPVMIGVFAGLGSGVRWYRSIFLEQMNQDYVRTARAKGLSEIRVLFLHVLKNGMLPILTGVVVIIPSLFMGSLIMESFFGIPGLGSYTIDAINAQDFSIVKAMVFLGSVLYIVGLILTDISYTLFDPRVKL